A window from Heteronotia binoei isolate CCM8104 ecotype False Entrance Well chromosome 15, APGP_CSIRO_Hbin_v1, whole genome shotgun sequence encodes these proteins:
- the LOC132583071 gene encoding extracellular calcium-sensing receptor-like, whose translation MRSSRPAIQQKTLQEPSSVVPFSSQRIAEVLSHRRITPLVLGLLFFIPVLGIRVHRCHVPTFGVEAFERGGDVLVGGVFPLHSLRAVRITFTQHPSPVVCDSFSLWFYKLIQTMVFATEEINQDPNLLPNVTLGFQIFDSCSTISHAVLGTMQFLTGLPKAIPNFRCRRDPLPIGVIAEAGITESKTIARLLDLSRYPQISYFPTGPATDDRSQFPSFFRTAPSNKLHALGLARLVIHFAWTWIGLLSEDSEYGKQGVEVVKEQILKRSICVAFEHTLPVPPNPTSIVGAIAESRARVVVAFCGLEVLPILKLLYWQGVRGRVWLYTETMSQIAVSKNEAFQIPSGSLAVMFHKEVVPGLKDFVLSLHPSRSPEDVFIQEFWSKIFHCRWNTSFGEGTNNTHLCTGQESLGNGTNSFLGMPGFGLAFGVHNAVYAIAHALHNMVQEESKGPKSFGNRTQVGIRGLKSWKLLQYLRKVHFKNKASEEVFFDEHGDLPGYLDVFNTNFLSEVDFRIRLVGRIAFSPSQIQELEVNDSAILWPGGGTKIPVSVCTPSCPKGYHRSQLAHQATCCFDCVPCASGEISNQTDSSICTRCPEDQWPDQGQTWCIPKRELYLPVSEPLGAGLAGASVCGSLLPVLTLILFITHRDTPLIRANSRELSYLLLAGLTVSFLSCLLFLGRPTHSSCLLRPAVFGLTFTLCLSCLLAKTLMVVAAFRATDPGSCMRQWLDSRVARAVALGGCLPQLLLCTLWLAVSPPSPRKDTSSVPHAVTLLCDEGSVAAFWAMLLYLGLLAGLSLVGAFLARNLPDAFNEAWLICFSLLGCLGVWLAFVPAYLTARGWSVAATEAFAILGSSTALLSGMFFPKCFILLWHPELNTRGYLMRKGKGSAV comes from the exons ATGAGATCCTCCAGGCCAGCGATCCAGCAGAAGACACTTCAAGAACCTTCCTCGGTCGTTCCTTTCTCTTCCCAGAGAATAGCCGAAGTGCTGTCCCACAGACGGATAACACCTCTTGTCCTCGGACTCCTGTTTTTCATCCCAGTGCTTGGCATCAGAGTGCATCGATGTCATGTGCCCACCTTTGGGGTGGAGGCTTTTGAAAGAGGAGGGGACGTCCTCGTCGGGGGCGTCTTCCCACTGCATTCCCTCCGAGCTGTGAGAATTACCTTCACCCAGCACCCCAGTCCCGTCGTTTGTGACAG CTTCTCCCTTTGGTTTTACAAGCTCATCCAAACCATGGTCTTTGCCACTGAAGAAATTAATCAGGACCCCAACCTTTTGCCCAACGTCACGCTGGGTTTCCAGATCTTCGATTCGTGCAGCACGATCTCCCACGCCGTCTTGGGCACCATGCAGTTCCTCACAGGCCTTCCGAAAGCCATCCCGAACTTTCGTTGCCGGCGGGATCCTCTGCCAATCGGGGTTATAGCCGAGGCTGGCATCACGGAGTCCAAAACCATAGCCAGGTTGTTGGATCTCAGCAGATACCCCCAG ATCAGCTACTTCCCTACCGGCCCAGCGACAGACGACAGATCCCAGTTCCCATCTTTCTTCCGCACAGCGCCTAGCAACAAACTCCATGCCCTTGGCCTAGCTCGGCTGGTGATCCATTTCGCCTGGACGTGGATCGGACTGCTCAGCGAAGACTCCGAATACGGGAAGCAAGGCGTCGAGGTGGTGAAAGAACAGATCCTCAAGAGGAGCATTTGCGTGGCCTTCGAGCACACGCTTCCCGTCCCGCCTAACCCGACCAGCATCGTGGGAGCCATTGCAGAATCCCGCGCCCGTGTTGTTGTAGCTTTCTGCGGCCTTGAGGTGTTACCCATACTGAAGCTGCTGTATTGGCAGGGCGTAAGAGGAAGGGTGTGGTTGTACACGGAGACCATGAGCCAGATTGCCGTCTCCAAGAATGAGGCCTTTCAGATACCCAGCGGCTCCCTGGCCGTCATGTTCCACAAAGAAGTAGTTCCAGGCCTGAAGGACTTTGTCCTCTCTCTCCATCCTTCTCGTTCCCCAGAAGATGTCTTTATCCAAGAGTTCTGGAGCAAGATCTTCCACTGCAGGTGGAACACAAGCTTTGGAGAGGGAACCAATAACACCCACCTCTGCACAGGGCAGGAGAGCTTGGGGAATGGCACAAACTCCTTTCTCGGCATGCCCGGCTTTGGCTTGGCATTCGGCGTCCACAACGCGGTCTATGCCATCGCCCATGCCTTGCATAACATGGTACAGGAGGAGTCAAAAGGACCAAAGTCCTTTGGAAACAGGACGCAAGTGGGAATTCGTGGTCTCAAGTCTTGGAAG TTGCTACAGTATTTGAGGAaagtccatttcaagaacaaGGCAAGCGAGGAAGTCTTTTTTGATGAACACGGTGACCTCCCTGGCTATTTAGATGTCTTCAATACGAACTTCCTCTCTGAGGTCGACTTCCGAATTAGGTTGGTTGGAAGAATTGCTTTCAGCCCCTCTCAAATCCAAGAGCTGGAGGTGAACGATAGCGCCATCTTGTGGCCTGGAGGAGGCACAAAG ATCCCCGTCTCTGTGTGCACGCCAAGCTGCCCAAAAGGCTACCATAGATCCCAGCTGGCACATCAAGCGACCTGCTGTTTTGACTGCGTACCGTGTGCAAGTGGGGAAATTTCAAACCAGACTG ACTCGTCCATCTGCACAAGGTGCCCGGAAGACCAGTGGCCAGATCAAGGGCAAACGTGGTGCATCCCCAAAAGGGAACTCTATCTTCCTGTCTCTGAGCCCCTGGGAGCCGGCCTGGCCGGCGCCTCCGTCTGCGGCTCCCTTCTGCCCGTCTTGACACTCATCCTCTTCATCACACACCGGGACACCCCGCTCATCCGGGCTAACAGCCGCGAACTCAGCTACCTGCTTCTGGCAGGACTGACCGTTAGTTTCCTCAGCTGCCTGCTGTTTCTGGGCCGGCCCACCCATAGCAGCTGCCTACTGCGTCCAGCGGTCTTTGGACTGACCTTCACCCTCTGTCTCTCCTGCCTCCTGGCCAAGACGCTGATGGTGGTGGCTGCTTTCAGGGCCACTGACCCCGGCAGCTGCATGAGGCAGTGGCTTGACTCCCGCGTGGCCCGTGCCGTGGCCCTAGGGGGCTGCCTCCCTCAACTCCTGTTGTGCACACTGTGGCTAGcagtctcccctccctcccccaggaaaGACACGTCCTCCGTTCCCCATGCTGTGACACTGCTGTGCGACGAAGGTTCAGTTGCTGCATTCTGGGCCATGCTCTTGTACCTGGGCCTGTTGGCCGGGCTCAGCTTGGTTGGGGCCTTCCTGGCACGGAACCTCCCCGACGCCTTCAACGAAGCTTGGCTGATCTGCTTCAGCTTGCTGGGCTGCCTCGGCGTCTGGCTGGCGTTCGTGCCTGCCTACCTCACAGCGCGAGGGTGGTCCGTGGCAGCCACGGAGGCCTTCGCTATCCTAGGCTCCAGCACGGCCTTGCTTAGCGGAATGTTCTTTCCCAAGTGTTTTATCCTTTTGTGGCATCCGGAACTGAACACCCGGGGCTACCTCATGAGGAAAGGGAAAGGCTCTGCCGTTTAA
- the STX8 gene encoding syntaxin-8: MVKPSSCPQAAMAPDRWLSLYDCTCLMAQEIAEKIQERNRCQRNGESTAKLSAAIRSLLQNLQEKVHHLKELLLSSVSTRQITQHEGDRRQNLLDDLLTRHGRLQASFRNENAEPEVMRSTLMTGGVQRGPATNPWLVEEPEETRGLGFVEIQQQQRRVIEEQDAGLDALSSILSRQKQMGQEIGNELEEQNEIIDDLASLVENTDDKLRSQTRRVTMVDKKSTSCGMMVVIVLLLIAIVVVAVWPAK; the protein is encoded by the coding sequence ATGGTGAAACCGTCGAGTTGCCCGCAGGCAGCAATGGCTCCGGACCGGTGGTTGTCGCTCTATGATTGCACTTGCCTGATGGCCCAAGAAATTGCTGAAAAAATCCAAGAACGCAACAGATGCCAAAGGAATGGGGAAAGTACAGCCAAGCTCAGTGCTGCCATCAGGTCACTGCTGCAGAATCTCCAAGAAAAGGTCCATCACCTGAAGGAGCTGCTGTTGAGCTCTGTCTCAACACGTCAGATAACACAACACGAAGGAGACAGACGGCAGAACTTATTGGATGATCTTCTGACGCGCCATGGACGACTCCAGGCGTCCTTCAGGAATGAAAACGCAGAGCCAGAGGTGATGAGGTCCACCCTCATGACAGGAGGGGTCCAGCGAGGTCCAGCCACCAACCCATGGCTGGTGGAAGAGCCTGAGGAAACGAGGGGCCTCGGCTTTGTCGAgatccagcagcagcagcggagGGTCATAGAAGAGCAGGATGCCGGACTCGATGCCCTCTCTTCCATCTTGTCTCGGCAAAAACAGATGGGGCAAGAAATCGGAAACGAACTGGAAGAACAGAACGAAATCATCGATGATCTCGCCAGCTTGGTGGAAAACACCGACGACAAGCTGCGCAGCCAAACCAGGCGGGTGACGATGGTCGACAAAAAGTCAACTTCCTGCGGGATGATGGTGGTGATTGTGTTGCTGCTGATTGCGATTGTCGTCGTCGCTGTTTGGCCTGCCAAGTAG